The following coding sequences lie in one Arachis hypogaea cultivar Tifrunner chromosome 9, arahy.Tifrunner.gnm2.J5K5, whole genome shotgun sequence genomic window:
- the LOC112711324 gene encoding uncharacterized protein isoform X2 has product MMRVAVVGGGISGLVSAYVLAKEGVNVTLYEKEDYLGGHAKTVNVDGIHLDLGFMLFNRVSYPNMMEFFESLGVDMELSDMSFAISLDNGHTCEWSSRNGLFGLFAQKKNVINLYFWQMLREIINFKDDVTRYLDMLDNNNLNMDRNETLDQFIKSRGYSKLFVKAYLVPICGSIWPCSSEGVMSFSAFSVFSFFRNHHHLQLFRRPQWLTVKRRSHTYVKKVKEELVRRGGKVIVNCEVELVLTSKKGCVVHCKDGSKEMYDFCIVATHAPDTLRLLGEEATYEEQRILGAFQYAYSDIFLHHDKNLMPLNPSAWSAWNFLGCNNNKVCVTYWLNILQNLGETRLPFLLTLNPNHTPKNTLLKWSTGHPIPSVTAFKASQEFEKIQGKRGIWFCGAYQGCGYHEDGLKAGMIAAYNILGRCCSLRTNPKLMVPSWKELSARLFVTRFLSSYITTGSLTLLEEGGTMFSFEGINKTCSLKCVMRIHSPQFYWKVMTQADLGLADAYINGDFSLVDKDEGLLNLFLVFIANRDSNDSSSKLKKNRGWWTPFFFTSGLASANFFIKHYFRKNTITQSRRNISNHYDLSNELFALFMDETMTYTCAVFKARIDQTHEILDIGCGWGNLVIEIVKKTGCKCTGITLSKEQLKFAEKRVRDAGLQDHIKILLCDYRQLPKTFKYDRIISVGMIEAVGHEYMEEFFSCCESLLADDGLLILEFISIPDQRYDECRRSSDFLKEYIFLGGCLPSLNRITSAMAAASRLCVEHSENFGIHYYQTLRWWKKNFLKNQSEVLALGFDEKFIRTWEYYFDFTSAGFKSRTLGNYQIVFSRPGNMTTLKDPYKSWPSVC; this is encoded by the exons ATGATGAGAGTGGCAGTGGTGGGTGGTGGAATAAGTGGATTGGTTTCAGCGTATGTATTGGCCAAAGAAGGAGTGAATGTGACTCTTTATGAGAAAGAAGATTATTTGGGAGGCCATGCCAAAACTGTGAATGTTGATGGTATTCATTTGGACCTTGGTTTCATGCTCTTCAACCgg GTATCTTATCCTAACATGATGGAGTTCTTTGAGAGTCTTGGAGTTGACATGGAATTATCTGATATGTCATTCGCCATTAGCCTTGATAATGGCCACACCTGTGAATGGAGTAGCAGAAACGGTTTGTTTGGCTTGTTTGCACAAAAGAAAAATGTGATCAACCTTTATTTTTGGCAAATGCTAAGAGAAATTATCAACTTTAAAGATGATGTTACAAG ATATCTTGATATGCTTGATAACAACAATTTGAATATGGACCGCAATGAAACCTTGGACCAATTCATAAAGTCAAGGGGTTACTCTAAATTATTTGTGAAAGCATATCTT GTTCCAATTTGTGGTTCTATATGGCCTTGCTCTTCTGAAGGAGTTATGAGCTTCTCTGCtttttctgttttctcttttttcagaAATCACCATCATCTTCAG CTCTTTAGAAGGCCACAATGGCTAACTGTTAAAAGGCGCTCGCACACTTATGTTAAGAAG GTCAAAGAAGAACTTGTTAGAAGAGGTGGTAAAGTAATAGTTAATTGTGAGGTGGAACTGGTTTTAACATCGAAAAAAG GATGTGTTGTGCATTGCAAAGATGGTTCCAAAGAAATGTATGATTTCTGCATAGTCGCGACACATGCACCTGACACTTTGAGATTATTAGGAGAGGAAGCAACATATGAAGAACAAAGAATTCTTGGTGCTTTCCAATATGCATATAG TGATATTTTTCTTCACCATGACAAAAATTTAATGCCTCTTAACCCATCTGCATGGAGTGCATGGAATTTTCTTGGATGTAACAACAACAAAGTTTGTGTGACATACTGGCTCAACATTCTTCAA AATCTTGGTGAAACAAGATTACCTTTTCTTCTAACTCTAAATCCAAATCATACACCAAAAAATACTCTTCTTAAGTGGTCAACTGGACATCCAATTCCATCAGTTACTGCATTCAAAGCTTCACAAGAGTTTgaaaaaattcaaggaaaaagagGAATTTGGTTTTGTGGTGCCTACCAAG GTTGTGGATATCATGAAGATGGATTAAAG GCTGGCATGATTGCTGCATATAACATTCTTGGAAGATGTTGTTCCCTCCGAACGAACCCCAAACTCATGGTACCTTCTTGGAAGGAACTTAGTGCACGCCTATTTGTGACGAGATTCTTAAGTTCCTATATTACCACTGGTAGTTTAAC TTTATTGGAGGAGGGGGGAACAATGTTTTCCTTTGAAGGAATTAATAAAACGTGCTCTTTGAAGTGTGTTATGAGAATTCACAGTCCCCAATTTTATTGGAAG GTTATGACACAAGCTGATTTAGGCCTTGCAGATGCGTATATTAATGGAGACTTTTCCCTTGTTGATAAAGATGAAGGTCTTTTGAATCTTTTTCTG gttttcATAGCGAACAGAGATTCAAATGATTCAAGCTCAAAATTGAAGAAGAATAG GGGTTGGTGGACACCATTTTTCTTTACATCGGGTTTAGCATCTGCAAATTTCTTCATTAAGCATTACTTTAGGAAAAATACTATCACACAATCTCGTCGCAACATCTCTAATCACTATGACTTG AGCAATGAACTCTTTGCGCTATTCATGGATGAAACAATGACATATACATGTGCAGTGTTCAAG GCTAGAATAGACCAAACACATGAAATTCTTGATATTGGATGTGGATGGGGAAATTTAGTGATTGAAATTGTCAAGAAAACCGGTTGCAAGTGCACTGGCATCACTTTGTCGAAGGAGCAACTAAAATTTGCAGAAAAAAGAGTTCGAGATGCTGGACTTCAG GATCATATCAAAATTCTTCTATGTGACTATCGCCAACTACCGAAGACATTCAAATATGATAGGATTATATCTGT TGGAATGATAGAAGCAGTTGGTCATGAATACATGGAAGAGTTCTTCAGTTGTTGCGAATCACTATTGGCAGATGATGGGCTTCTAATTCTTGAG TTTATATCAATTCCGGACCAACGTTACGATGAGTGTAGACGCAGCTCCGATTTCTTGAAGGAATATATTTTTCTAGGAGGATGCCTTCCTTCTCTAAATAGGATAACATCAGCCATGGCTGCTGCATCAAGATTATG TGTAGAGCACAGTGAAAATTTTGGAATTCATTACTACCAAACATTAAGGTGGTGGAAAAAGAACTTCCTTAAAAATCAAAG TGAAGTTTTGGCTCTTGGATTCGACGAAAAGTTCATCAGGACATGGGAATACTATTTTGATTTTACTAGTGCAGGTTTTAAATCACGAACACTTGGAAATTACCAG ATAGTTTTTTCAAGGCCTGGCAACATGACTACACTCAAGGATCCATACAAAAGCTGGCCCTCAGTATGTTAG
- the LOC112711324 gene encoding uncharacterized protein isoform X3 encodes MMRVAVVGGGISGLVSAYVLAKEGVNVTLYEKEDYLGGHAKTVNVDGIHLDLGFMLFNRVSYPNMMEFFESLGVDMELSDMSFAISLDNGHTCEWSSRNGLFGLFAQKKNVINLYFWQMLREIINFKDDVTRYLDMLDNNNLNMDRNETLDQFIKSRGYSKLFVKAYLVPICGSIWPCSSEGVMSFSAFSVFSFFRNHHHLQLFRRPQWLTVKRRSHTYVKKVKEELVRRGGKVIVNCEVELVLTSKKGCVVHCKDGSKEMYDFCIVATHAPDTLRLLGEEATYEEQRILGAFQYAYSDIFLHHDKNLMPLNPSAWSAWNFLGCNNNKVCVTYWLNILQNLGETRLPFLLTLNPNHTPKNTLLKWSTGHPIPSVTAFKASQEFEKIQGKRGIWFCGAYQGCGYHEDGLKAGMIAAYNILGRCCSLRTNPKLMVPSWKELSARLFVTRFLSSYITTGSLTLLEEGGTMFSFEGINKTCSLKCVMRIHSPQFYWKVMTQADLGLADAYINGDFSLVDKDEGLLNLFLVFIANRDSNDSSSKLKKNRGWWTPFFFTSGLASANFFIKHYFRKNTITQSRRNISNHYDLSNELFALFMDETMTYTCAVFKDHIKILLCDYRQLPKTFKYDRIISVGMIEAVGHEYMEEFFSCCESLLADDGLLILEFISIPDQRYDECRRSSDFLKEYIFLGGCLPSLNRITSAMAAASRLCVEHSENFGIHYYQTLRWWKKNFLKNQSEVLALGFDEKFIRTWEYYFDFTSAGFKSRTLGNYQIVFSRPGNMTTLKDPYKSWPSVC; translated from the exons ATGATGAGAGTGGCAGTGGTGGGTGGTGGAATAAGTGGATTGGTTTCAGCGTATGTATTGGCCAAAGAAGGAGTGAATGTGACTCTTTATGAGAAAGAAGATTATTTGGGAGGCCATGCCAAAACTGTGAATGTTGATGGTATTCATTTGGACCTTGGTTTCATGCTCTTCAACCgg GTATCTTATCCTAACATGATGGAGTTCTTTGAGAGTCTTGGAGTTGACATGGAATTATCTGATATGTCATTCGCCATTAGCCTTGATAATGGCCACACCTGTGAATGGAGTAGCAGAAACGGTTTGTTTGGCTTGTTTGCACAAAAGAAAAATGTGATCAACCTTTATTTTTGGCAAATGCTAAGAGAAATTATCAACTTTAAAGATGATGTTACAAG ATATCTTGATATGCTTGATAACAACAATTTGAATATGGACCGCAATGAAACCTTGGACCAATTCATAAAGTCAAGGGGTTACTCTAAATTATTTGTGAAAGCATATCTT GTTCCAATTTGTGGTTCTATATGGCCTTGCTCTTCTGAAGGAGTTATGAGCTTCTCTGCtttttctgttttctcttttttcagaAATCACCATCATCTTCAG CTCTTTAGAAGGCCACAATGGCTAACTGTTAAAAGGCGCTCGCACACTTATGTTAAGAAG GTCAAAGAAGAACTTGTTAGAAGAGGTGGTAAAGTAATAGTTAATTGTGAGGTGGAACTGGTTTTAACATCGAAAAAAG GATGTGTTGTGCATTGCAAAGATGGTTCCAAAGAAATGTATGATTTCTGCATAGTCGCGACACATGCACCTGACACTTTGAGATTATTAGGAGAGGAAGCAACATATGAAGAACAAAGAATTCTTGGTGCTTTCCAATATGCATATAG TGATATTTTTCTTCACCATGACAAAAATTTAATGCCTCTTAACCCATCTGCATGGAGTGCATGGAATTTTCTTGGATGTAACAACAACAAAGTTTGTGTGACATACTGGCTCAACATTCTTCAA AATCTTGGTGAAACAAGATTACCTTTTCTTCTAACTCTAAATCCAAATCATACACCAAAAAATACTCTTCTTAAGTGGTCAACTGGACATCCAATTCCATCAGTTACTGCATTCAAAGCTTCACAAGAGTTTgaaaaaattcaaggaaaaagagGAATTTGGTTTTGTGGTGCCTACCAAG GTTGTGGATATCATGAAGATGGATTAAAG GCTGGCATGATTGCTGCATATAACATTCTTGGAAGATGTTGTTCCCTCCGAACGAACCCCAAACTCATGGTACCTTCTTGGAAGGAACTTAGTGCACGCCTATTTGTGACGAGATTCTTAAGTTCCTATATTACCACTGGTAGTTTAAC TTTATTGGAGGAGGGGGGAACAATGTTTTCCTTTGAAGGAATTAATAAAACGTGCTCTTTGAAGTGTGTTATGAGAATTCACAGTCCCCAATTTTATTGGAAG GTTATGACACAAGCTGATTTAGGCCTTGCAGATGCGTATATTAATGGAGACTTTTCCCTTGTTGATAAAGATGAAGGTCTTTTGAATCTTTTTCTG gttttcATAGCGAACAGAGATTCAAATGATTCAAGCTCAAAATTGAAGAAGAATAG GGGTTGGTGGACACCATTTTTCTTTACATCGGGTTTAGCATCTGCAAATTTCTTCATTAAGCATTACTTTAGGAAAAATACTATCACACAATCTCGTCGCAACATCTCTAATCACTATGACTTG AGCAATGAACTCTTTGCGCTATTCATGGATGAAACAATGACATATACATGTGCAGTGTTCAAG GATCATATCAAAATTCTTCTATGTGACTATCGCCAACTACCGAAGACATTCAAATATGATAGGATTATATCTGT TGGAATGATAGAAGCAGTTGGTCATGAATACATGGAAGAGTTCTTCAGTTGTTGCGAATCACTATTGGCAGATGATGGGCTTCTAATTCTTGAG TTTATATCAATTCCGGACCAACGTTACGATGAGTGTAGACGCAGCTCCGATTTCTTGAAGGAATATATTTTTCTAGGAGGATGCCTTCCTTCTCTAAATAGGATAACATCAGCCATGGCTGCTGCATCAAGATTATG TGTAGAGCACAGTGAAAATTTTGGAATTCATTACTACCAAACATTAAGGTGGTGGAAAAAGAACTTCCTTAAAAATCAAAG TGAAGTTTTGGCTCTTGGATTCGACGAAAAGTTCATCAGGACATGGGAATACTATTTTGATTTTACTAGTGCAGGTTTTAAATCACGAACACTTGGAAATTACCAG ATAGTTTTTTCAAGGCCTGGCAACATGACTACACTCAAGGATCCATACAAAAGCTGGCCCTCAGTATGTTAG
- the LOC112711324 gene encoding uncharacterized protein isoform X6, with amino-acid sequence MMRVAVVGGGISGLVSAYVLAKEGVNVTLYEKEDYLGGHAKTVNVDGIHLDLGFMLFNRVPICGSIWPCSSEGVMSFSAFSVFSFFRNHHHLQLFRRPQWLTVKRRSHTYVKKVKEELVRRGGKVIVNCEVELVLTSKKGCVVHCKDGSKEMYDFCIVATHAPDTLRLLGEEATYEEQRILGAFQYAYSDIFLHHDKNLMPLNPSAWSAWNFLGCNNNKVCVTYWLNILQNLGETRLPFLLTLNPNHTPKNTLLKWSTGHPIPSVTAFKASQEFEKIQGKRGIWFCGAYQGCGYHEDGLKAGMIAAYNILGRCCSLRTNPKLMVPSWKELSARLFVTRFLSSYITTGSLTLLEEGGTMFSFEGINKTCSLKCVMRIHSPQFYWKVMTQADLGLADAYINGDFSLVDKDEGLLNLFLVFIANRDSNDSSSKLKKNRGWWTPFFFTSGLASANFFIKHYFRKNTITQSRRNISNHYDLSNELFALFMDETMTYTCAVFKNEKEDLKDAQLRKMSLLIEKARIDQTHEILDIGCGWGNLVIEIVKKTGCKCTGITLSKEQLKFAEKRVRDAGLQDHIKILLCDYRQLPKTFKYDRIISVGMIEAVGHEYMEEFFSCCESLLADDGLLILEFISIPDQRYDECRRSSDFLKEYIFLGGCLPSLNRITSAMAAASRLCVEHSENFGIHYYQTLRWWKKNFLKNQSEVLALGFDEKFIRTWEYYFDFTSAGFKSRTLGNYQIVFSRPGNMTTLKDPYKSWPSVC; translated from the exons ATGATGAGAGTGGCAGTGGTGGGTGGTGGAATAAGTGGATTGGTTTCAGCGTATGTATTGGCCAAAGAAGGAGTGAATGTGACTCTTTATGAGAAAGAAGATTATTTGGGAGGCCATGCCAAAACTGTGAATGTTGATGGTATTCATTTGGACCTTGGTTTCATGCTCTTCAACCgg GTTCCAATTTGTGGTTCTATATGGCCTTGCTCTTCTGAAGGAGTTATGAGCTTCTCTGCtttttctgttttctcttttttcagaAATCACCATCATCTTCAG CTCTTTAGAAGGCCACAATGGCTAACTGTTAAAAGGCGCTCGCACACTTATGTTAAGAAG GTCAAAGAAGAACTTGTTAGAAGAGGTGGTAAAGTAATAGTTAATTGTGAGGTGGAACTGGTTTTAACATCGAAAAAAG GATGTGTTGTGCATTGCAAAGATGGTTCCAAAGAAATGTATGATTTCTGCATAGTCGCGACACATGCACCTGACACTTTGAGATTATTAGGAGAGGAAGCAACATATGAAGAACAAAGAATTCTTGGTGCTTTCCAATATGCATATAG TGATATTTTTCTTCACCATGACAAAAATTTAATGCCTCTTAACCCATCTGCATGGAGTGCATGGAATTTTCTTGGATGTAACAACAACAAAGTTTGTGTGACATACTGGCTCAACATTCTTCAA AATCTTGGTGAAACAAGATTACCTTTTCTTCTAACTCTAAATCCAAATCATACACCAAAAAATACTCTTCTTAAGTGGTCAACTGGACATCCAATTCCATCAGTTACTGCATTCAAAGCTTCACAAGAGTTTgaaaaaattcaaggaaaaagagGAATTTGGTTTTGTGGTGCCTACCAAG GTTGTGGATATCATGAAGATGGATTAAAG GCTGGCATGATTGCTGCATATAACATTCTTGGAAGATGTTGTTCCCTCCGAACGAACCCCAAACTCATGGTACCTTCTTGGAAGGAACTTAGTGCACGCCTATTTGTGACGAGATTCTTAAGTTCCTATATTACCACTGGTAGTTTAAC TTTATTGGAGGAGGGGGGAACAATGTTTTCCTTTGAAGGAATTAATAAAACGTGCTCTTTGAAGTGTGTTATGAGAATTCACAGTCCCCAATTTTATTGGAAG GTTATGACACAAGCTGATTTAGGCCTTGCAGATGCGTATATTAATGGAGACTTTTCCCTTGTTGATAAAGATGAAGGTCTTTTGAATCTTTTTCTG gttttcATAGCGAACAGAGATTCAAATGATTCAAGCTCAAAATTGAAGAAGAATAG GGGTTGGTGGACACCATTTTTCTTTACATCGGGTTTAGCATCTGCAAATTTCTTCATTAAGCATTACTTTAGGAAAAATACTATCACACAATCTCGTCGCAACATCTCTAATCACTATGACTTG AGCAATGAACTCTTTGCGCTATTCATGGATGAAACAATGACATATACATGTGCAGTGTTCAAG AATGAAAAGGAAGATTTAAAAGATGCACAACTGAGAAAAATGTCTCTTCTCATTGAAAAA GCTAGAATAGACCAAACACATGAAATTCTTGATATTGGATGTGGATGGGGAAATTTAGTGATTGAAATTGTCAAGAAAACCGGTTGCAAGTGCACTGGCATCACTTTGTCGAAGGAGCAACTAAAATTTGCAGAAAAAAGAGTTCGAGATGCTGGACTTCAG GATCATATCAAAATTCTTCTATGTGACTATCGCCAACTACCGAAGACATTCAAATATGATAGGATTATATCTGT TGGAATGATAGAAGCAGTTGGTCATGAATACATGGAAGAGTTCTTCAGTTGTTGCGAATCACTATTGGCAGATGATGGGCTTCTAATTCTTGAG TTTATATCAATTCCGGACCAACGTTACGATGAGTGTAGACGCAGCTCCGATTTCTTGAAGGAATATATTTTTCTAGGAGGATGCCTTCCTTCTCTAAATAGGATAACATCAGCCATGGCTGCTGCATCAAGATTATG TGTAGAGCACAGTGAAAATTTTGGAATTCATTACTACCAAACATTAAGGTGGTGGAAAAAGAACTTCCTTAAAAATCAAAG TGAAGTTTTGGCTCTTGGATTCGACGAAAAGTTCATCAGGACATGGGAATACTATTTTGATTTTACTAGTGCAGGTTTTAAATCACGAACACTTGGAAATTACCAG ATAGTTTTTTCAAGGCCTGGCAACATGACTACACTCAAGGATCCATACAAAAGCTGGCCCTCAGTATGTTAG
- the LOC112711324 gene encoding uncharacterized protein isoform X5, which yields MMRVAVVGGGISGLVSAYVLAKEGVNVTLYEKEDYLGGHAKTVNVDGIHLDLGFMLFNRVSYPNMMEFFESLGVDMELSDMSFAISLDNGHTCEWSSRNGLFGLFAQKKNVINLYFWQMLREIINFKDDVTRYLDMLDNNNLNMDRNETLDQFIKSRGYSKLFVKAYLVPICGSIWPCSSEGVMSFSAFSVFSFFRNHHHLQLFRRPQWLTVKRRSHTYVKKVKEELVRRGGKVIVNCEVELVLTSKKGCVVHCKDGSKEMYDFCIVATHAPDTLRLLGEEATYEEQRILGAFQYAYSDIFLHHDKNLMPLNPSAWSAWNFLGCNNNKVCVTYWLNILQNLGETRLPFLLTLNPNHTPKNTLLKWSTGHPIPSVTAFKASQEFEKIQGKRGIWFCGAYQGCGYHEDGLKVMTQADLGLADAYINGDFSLVDKDEGLLNLFLVFIANRDSNDSSSKLKKNRGWWTPFFFTSGLASANFFIKHYFRKNTITQSRRNISNHYDLSNELFALFMDETMTYTCAVFKARIDQTHEILDIGCGWGNLVIEIVKKTGCKCTGITLSKEQLKFAEKRVRDAGLQDHIKILLCDYRQLPKTFKYDRIISVGMIEAVGHEYMEEFFSCCESLLADDGLLILEFISIPDQRYDECRRSSDFLKEYIFLGGCLPSLNRITSAMAAASRLCVEHSENFGIHYYQTLRWWKKNFLKNQSEVLALGFDEKFIRTWEYYFDFTSAGFKSRTLGNYQIVFSRPGNMTTLKDPYKSWPSVC from the exons ATGATGAGAGTGGCAGTGGTGGGTGGTGGAATAAGTGGATTGGTTTCAGCGTATGTATTGGCCAAAGAAGGAGTGAATGTGACTCTTTATGAGAAAGAAGATTATTTGGGAGGCCATGCCAAAACTGTGAATGTTGATGGTATTCATTTGGACCTTGGTTTCATGCTCTTCAACCgg GTATCTTATCCTAACATGATGGAGTTCTTTGAGAGTCTTGGAGTTGACATGGAATTATCTGATATGTCATTCGCCATTAGCCTTGATAATGGCCACACCTGTGAATGGAGTAGCAGAAACGGTTTGTTTGGCTTGTTTGCACAAAAGAAAAATGTGATCAACCTTTATTTTTGGCAAATGCTAAGAGAAATTATCAACTTTAAAGATGATGTTACAAG ATATCTTGATATGCTTGATAACAACAATTTGAATATGGACCGCAATGAAACCTTGGACCAATTCATAAAGTCAAGGGGTTACTCTAAATTATTTGTGAAAGCATATCTT GTTCCAATTTGTGGTTCTATATGGCCTTGCTCTTCTGAAGGAGTTATGAGCTTCTCTGCtttttctgttttctcttttttcagaAATCACCATCATCTTCAG CTCTTTAGAAGGCCACAATGGCTAACTGTTAAAAGGCGCTCGCACACTTATGTTAAGAAG GTCAAAGAAGAACTTGTTAGAAGAGGTGGTAAAGTAATAGTTAATTGTGAGGTGGAACTGGTTTTAACATCGAAAAAAG GATGTGTTGTGCATTGCAAAGATGGTTCCAAAGAAATGTATGATTTCTGCATAGTCGCGACACATGCACCTGACACTTTGAGATTATTAGGAGAGGAAGCAACATATGAAGAACAAAGAATTCTTGGTGCTTTCCAATATGCATATAG TGATATTTTTCTTCACCATGACAAAAATTTAATGCCTCTTAACCCATCTGCATGGAGTGCATGGAATTTTCTTGGATGTAACAACAACAAAGTTTGTGTGACATACTGGCTCAACATTCTTCAA AATCTTGGTGAAACAAGATTACCTTTTCTTCTAACTCTAAATCCAAATCATACACCAAAAAATACTCTTCTTAAGTGGTCAACTGGACATCCAATTCCATCAGTTACTGCATTCAAAGCTTCACAAGAGTTTgaaaaaattcaaggaaaaagagGAATTTGGTTTTGTGGTGCCTACCAAG GTTGTGGATATCATGAAGATGGATTAAAG GTTATGACACAAGCTGATTTAGGCCTTGCAGATGCGTATATTAATGGAGACTTTTCCCTTGTTGATAAAGATGAAGGTCTTTTGAATCTTTTTCTG gttttcATAGCGAACAGAGATTCAAATGATTCAAGCTCAAAATTGAAGAAGAATAG GGGTTGGTGGACACCATTTTTCTTTACATCGGGTTTAGCATCTGCAAATTTCTTCATTAAGCATTACTTTAGGAAAAATACTATCACACAATCTCGTCGCAACATCTCTAATCACTATGACTTG AGCAATGAACTCTTTGCGCTATTCATGGATGAAACAATGACATATACATGTGCAGTGTTCAAG GCTAGAATAGACCAAACACATGAAATTCTTGATATTGGATGTGGATGGGGAAATTTAGTGATTGAAATTGTCAAGAAAACCGGTTGCAAGTGCACTGGCATCACTTTGTCGAAGGAGCAACTAAAATTTGCAGAAAAAAGAGTTCGAGATGCTGGACTTCAG GATCATATCAAAATTCTTCTATGTGACTATCGCCAACTACCGAAGACATTCAAATATGATAGGATTATATCTGT TGGAATGATAGAAGCAGTTGGTCATGAATACATGGAAGAGTTCTTCAGTTGTTGCGAATCACTATTGGCAGATGATGGGCTTCTAATTCTTGAG TTTATATCAATTCCGGACCAACGTTACGATGAGTGTAGACGCAGCTCCGATTTCTTGAAGGAATATATTTTTCTAGGAGGATGCCTTCCTTCTCTAAATAGGATAACATCAGCCATGGCTGCTGCATCAAGATTATG TGTAGAGCACAGTGAAAATTTTGGAATTCATTACTACCAAACATTAAGGTGGTGGAAAAAGAACTTCCTTAAAAATCAAAG TGAAGTTTTGGCTCTTGGATTCGACGAAAAGTTCATCAGGACATGGGAATACTATTTTGATTTTACTAGTGCAGGTTTTAAATCACGAACACTTGGAAATTACCAG ATAGTTTTTTCAAGGCCTGGCAACATGACTACACTCAAGGATCCATACAAAAGCTGGCCCTCAGTATGTTAG